From a region of the Panicum virgatum strain AP13 chromosome 2K, P.virgatum_v5, whole genome shotgun sequence genome:
- the LOC120695441 gene encoding uncharacterized protein LOC120695441 translates to MPVSRRAGALAVFLVSSSACCVACAVVAGILARWCSVSESSRWGPNSKATRRATLRRHPPPPPGRASGGCRRGEDPGSGNGLLYSARPSLAHLPISSPPPPTSSRPQTSSRPSPPPATGAGSGLLLAGSEVPSPDRIRWVRVVAAAACPGVTCLARPSAGDFRCGDLPHLSVLVALLGPAPPARRRAFCAPRAAEQSSLQSTPHGDGSCGGPCGPVVLTVVPRVVIPCHGCKNKVRKVLRSVEGVQSVMVEAAQLKVTVTGTMDVATLVQRLHKSGKNGIESMGALRHQIMEHCASTTSQPEFSAGNRRIADAAAQEQRPGLATAARCSKGRVLHRNSFSLAPYQRGSCSYDHKDKTEDISKLKQLHDMIFME, encoded by the exons ATGCCGGTGTCGCGGCGTGCGGGCGCCCTTGCCGTCTTTCTGGTGTCCTCCTCTGCCTGCTGCGTTGCATGCGCGGTTGTTGCAGGGATTTTGGCTCGGTGGTGCAGCGTCTCAG AGAGTTCTCGCTGGGGGCCGAACTCCAAGGCGACACGGCGGGCGACCCTGCGCCGCCATCCACCTCCGCCCCCAGGCCGCGCCTCCGGTGGCTGCCGCCGTGGCGAAGATCCGGGCAGCGGCAACGGCCTGCTCTACTCAGCTCGCCCCTCCCTCGCCCACCTACCTATCTCTTCCCCTCCGCCTCCCACCTCCTCTCGGCCACAAACCTCGTCGcgcccttcgccgccgccggccaccggggcTGGATCCGGCCTTCTCCTCGCCGGATCTGAGGTACCCAGCCCGGATCGAATCAGGTGGGttcgcgtcgtcgccgccgccgcttgccccgGGGTGACATGCCTCGCTCGTCCCTCGGCCGGAGATTTCAGGTGCGGCGACCTCCCCCACCTCAGCGTCCTCGTCGCGCTGCTCGGCCCGGcgccccccgcgcgccggcgggccTTCTGCGCTCCCCGAGCAGCCGAACAAAGCAGTCTCCAGAGCACTCCCCATGGCGACGGGAGCTGCGGCGGCCCCTGTGGCCCTGTCGTTCTG ACTGTAGTGCCGAGGGTGGTCATCCCCTGCCATGGCTGCAAGAATAAGGTCCGGAAGGTGCTCAGGAGCGTCGAAG GTGTGCAGAGCGTGATGGTGGAAGCCGCGCAGCTCAAGGTGACGGTGACGGGCACCATGGACGTCGCCACGCTCGTCCAGAGGCTGCACAAGTCCGGCAAGAACGGG ATTGAATCGATGGGAGCATTGAGGCATCAAATTATGGAGCACTGTGCTTCTACAACCAGTCAACCTGAGTTCAGCGCTGGGAATCGACGGATCGCTGATGCTGCTGCACAAGAACAG AGGCCAGGCCTGGCAACGGCGGCAAGGTGCAGCAAGGGCCGTGTTCTGCACCGCAACAGTTTCTCTCTTGCACCATATCAACGAGGCAGCTGCAGCTACGACCACAAGGACAAGACCGAGGACATTAGCAAGCTCAAACAATTGCACGACATGATATTTATGGAGTAA